A DNA window from Streptococcus parapneumoniae contains the following coding sequences:
- a CDS encoding transposase yields the protein MAYDESLRSFSIFCISSFVSFITTIIRCFFDFSLVLKGKSALMMFDKYVNLKYKFGSRYFWAEGYYVSTVGFNEATIMI from the coding sequence TTGGCGTACGATGAATCTCTTAGGAGTTTCTCAATTTTTTGTATTTCTTCATTTGTAAGTTTCATAACTACTATTATAAGATGTTTTTTTGATTTTAGTCTAGTATTAAAAGGAAAAAGTGCATTAATGATGTTTGACAAATACGTTAATCTCAAGTACAAGTTTGGGAGTCGGTATTTCTGGGCGGAAGGTTATTATGTAAGTACAGTAGGGTTTAATGAAGCCACAATTATGATATAG
- the comW gene encoding sigma(X)-activator ComW: MLQKIYEQMADFYRNIEEEYGTVFGDNFDWEHFHFKFLIYYLVRYGIGCRRDFIVYHYRVAYRLYLEKIIMNRGFISC, translated from the coding sequence ATGCTACAAAAAATTTATGAGCAGATGGCGGATTTTTATAGAAATATTGAAGAAGAGTATGGTACTGTATTTGGTGATAATTTTGATTGGGAACATTTCCATTTTAAATTTTTGATTTATTATTTAGTGAGATATGGTATTGGGTGTCGTAGGGATTTTATCGTTTATCATTATCGTGTTGCTTATCGTTTGTATCTTGAAAAGATAATAATGAATCGGGGATTTATTTCGTGTTGA
- a CDS encoding adenylosuccinate synthase, with the protein MTSVVVVGTQWGDEGKGKITDFLSANAEVIARYQGGDNAGHTIVIDGKKFKLHLIPSGIFFPEKISVIGNGMVVNPKSLVKELSYLHEEGVTTDNLRISDRAHVILPYHIELDRLQEEAKGDNKIGTTIKGIGPAYMDKAARVGIRIADLLDKDIFRERLKRNLAEKNRLFEKLYDSKAIAFDDIFEEYYEYGQQIKKYVTDTSVILNDALDNGKRVLFEGAQGVMLDIDQGTYPFVTSSNPVAGGVTIGSGVGPSNIDKVVGVCKAYTSRVGDGPFPTELFDEVGERIREVGHEYGTTTGRPRRVGWFDSVVMRHSRRVSGITNLSLNSIDVLSGLDTVKICVAYDLDGQRIDYYPASLEQLKRCKPIYEELPGWSEDITGVRNLEDLPENARNYVRRVSELVGVRISTFSVGPGREQTNILESVWS; encoded by the coding sequence ATGACTTCAGTTGTTGTTGTAGGTACCCAATGGGGTGATGAAGGTAAAGGGAAGATTACAGACTTCCTTTCAGCGAATGCAGAAGTGATTGCACGTTATCAAGGTGGTGATAATGCAGGGCACACGATTGTGATCGATGGTAAGAAATTTAAGTTGCACTTGATTCCATCTGGGATTTTCTTCCCTGAAAAAATCTCTGTTATTGGAAACGGAATGGTTGTAAATCCTAAATCTCTTGTAAAAGAGTTGAGCTATCTTCATGAGGAGGGTGTGACAACTGATAACTTGCGTATTTCTGATCGTGCGCATGTCATTTTGCCATACCATATCGAGTTGGATCGTTTGCAAGAAGAAGCTAAGGGCGACAATAAGATTGGGACTACAATTAAGGGAATTGGTCCTGCTTATATGGACAAGGCTGCTCGTGTTGGGATTCGTATCGCAGATCTTTTAGATAAAGATATTTTCCGTGAGCGTTTAAAACGTAACCTTGCTGAAAAGAATCGTCTTTTTGAAAAATTGTATGACAGTAAAGCGATTGCTTTTGATGATATTTTTGAGGAATATTATGAATATGGTCAACAAATCAAAAAATATGTGACCGATACATCTGTTATTTTGAATGATGCGCTTGATAATGGTAAACGTGTACTTTTTGAAGGTGCACAAGGTGTCATGCTCGATATTGACCAAGGGACCTATCCATTTGTTACGTCATCAAACCCTGTGGCTGGTGGAGTGACAATTGGTTCTGGTGTTGGTCCAAGTAATATTGATAAGGTTGTAGGTGTATGTAAAGCCTATACGAGTCGTGTAGGAGACGGTCCTTTCCCAACTGAGTTGTTTGATGAAGTGGGAGAACGTATCCGTGAAGTTGGTCATGAATATGGTACAACAACTGGTCGTCCACGTCGTGTGGGTTGGTTTGATTCAGTTGTCATGCGTCATAGCCGTCGCGTTTCTGGTATTACTAACCTTTCTTTGAACTCTATTGATGTTTTGAGCGGTTTGGATACTGTGAAAATCTGTGTGGCCTATGATCTTGATGGTCAACGTATTGACTACTATCCAGCTAGTCTTGAGCAATTGAAACGTTGCAAGCCTATTTATGAAGAGTTGCCAGGTTGGTCAGAAGATATTACTGGAGTTCGTAATTTGGAAGATCTTCCTGAGAATGCGCGTAACTACGTTCGTCGTGTGAGTGAATTGGTTGGCGTTCGTATTTCTACTTTCTCAGTAGGTCCTGGTCGTGAACAAACAAATATTTTAGAAAGTGTTTGGTCTTAA
- the tadA gene encoding tRNA adenosine(34) deaminase TadA: protein MNYTVEEKERFMREALREAEIALEHDEIPIGCVIVKDGEIIGRGHNAREELQRAVMHAEIMAIENANLSEESWRLLDCTLFVTIEPCVMCSGAIGLARIPNVVYGAKNQKFGAAGSLYDILTDERLNHRVEVEIGILEDECAAIMQDFFRNRRKK from the coding sequence ATGAATTATACAGTTGAAGAAAAAGAAAGATTCATGAGAGAGGCTTTGAGAGAGGCTGAGATTGCTCTTGAACACGATGAAATTCCAATTGGTTGTGTGATTGTCAAGGACGGAGAAATCATTGGTCGTGGGCATAATGCGCGTGAGGAGTTGCAGCGAGCGGTTATGCATGCGGAGATTATGGCTATAGAGAATGCGAACTTGAGTGAGGAGAGCTGGCGCTTGCTGGATTGTACACTTTTTGTGACCATTGAGCCTTGTGTCATGTGTAGTGGGGCGATTGGGCTTGCCCGTATTCCAAACGTGGTCTATGGGGCTAAAAACCAGAAATTTGGTGCTGCTGGGAGTTTGTACGATATCTTGACAGATGAGCGTCTCAATCATCGTGTAGAGGTTGAAATAGGAATTTTGGAAGATGAATGTGCAGCTATTATGCAGGATTTTTTTAGAAATAGACGGAAAAAATAA
- a CDS encoding dUTP diphosphatase, with the protein MKIRGFELVSTFTDENLLPKRETVYAAGYDLKVAVRTVIAPGEIVLVPTGVKAYMQPTEVLYLYDRSSNPRKKGLVLINSVGVIDGDYYGNPGNEGHIFAQMKNITDQEVVLEVGERVVQAVFAPFLIADGDAADGVRTGGFGSTGH; encoded by the coding sequence ATGAAAATTCGTGGTTTTGAATTGGTTTCGACTTTTACAGATGAAAATTTATTGCCCAAGCGTGAGACAGTGTATGCGGCTGGTTACGACTTAAAGGTTGCTGTGCGTACGGTTATTGCGCCAGGAGAGATTGTCTTGGTTCCGACAGGGGTTAAGGCTTATATGCAGCCGACGGAGGTTCTATACCTCTATGATCGCTCTTCAAACCCTCGTAAGAAGGGCTTGGTTTTAATTAACTCGGTTGGGGTCATTGATGGGGATTATTATGGAAATCCTGGGAATGAAGGGCATATTTTTGCTCAGATGAAGAATATTACAGATCAAGAGGTTGTTCTTGAAGTGGGAGAACGTGTTGTCCAGGCTGTCTTTGCTCCTTTCTTGATTGCAGATGGAGATGCGGCTGATGGTGTGCGGACTGGTGGTTTTGGGTCAACTGGACACTAA
- a CDS encoding histidine phosphatase family protein: MVCGLVVLGQLDTKMKIIFVRHGESDYRELEERSYTGFGIDLAPLSEKGRQQAQELSKNPLLSSAEIIVSSAVTRALETASYVVCATGLPLRVEPLLHEWQVYESGTDNFEKARTMFLENKGELLPNSPIQYETAAETKSRFLECMSKYREHQTVVVVAHRMLMRQFVPDEKIDFCQVIEYELEI, from the coding sequence ATGGTGTGCGGACTGGTGGTTTTGGGTCAACTGGACACTAAGATGAAGATTATCTTTGTACGCCATGGGGAGTCAGATTACCGTGAGTTAGAGGAGCGTTCTTATACGGGATTTGGGATAGATTTGGCGCCCTTATCTGAGAAGGGACGGCAGCAGGCTCAGGAACTGAGCAAAAATCCTTTACTCTCGTCAGCTGAAATAATCGTATCTTCTGCAGTCACAAGAGCTTTAGAAACGGCTTCGTATGTGGTTTGTGCTACGGGTCTTCCTTTGAGAGTGGAGCCATTATTGCATGAATGGCAGGTCTATGAAAGTGGCACAGATAATTTTGAAAAAGCTCGTACTATGTTTCTAGAAAATAAGGGGGAATTACTTCCTAATAGTCCTATTCAATATGAGACAGCTGCGGAGACGAAGTCTCGTTTTCTAGAATGTATGTCTAAGTATCGAGAACATCAGACTGTGGTAGTTGTTGCTCATCGAATGCTCATGCGCCAATTTGTACCAGACGAGAAGATTGATTTTTGCCAAGTGATTGAGTATGAGTTAGAGATATAG